One stretch of Leadbetterella byssophila DSM 17132 DNA includes these proteins:
- a CDS encoding fumarylacetoacetate hydrolase family protein, whose translation MDHTSLKLYRTERGIVAQENQTYYLLEETDWDKFINDDELYEKTRNSIKNALPINETGQILSPVSAQELWACGVTYLRSKQGRQEESKDGGDIYARVYDAERPEVFFKGNTHRISAPGRPVRIRKDSGWDVPEPELTLLASSSGKIIGYTIGNDMSSRSIEGENPLYLPQAKTFDGCASVGPCILVMNQAISRDAEIQLSILRDSKEVFFGSVQLNQMKRGLEELVGYVYKECSFPHGAFIMTGTGIVPDHDFTLNSGDLIRISISGIGTLENPVA comes from the coding sequence ATGGACCATACGTCACTGAAATTATATAGAACCGAAAGAGGGATAGTTGCCCAAGAAAACCAAACTTATTACCTCCTTGAAGAAACAGATTGGGATAAATTCATCAACGACGATGAACTATATGAAAAGACCAGAAATTCAATAAAAAATGCCCTTCCTATAAATGAAACCGGCCAAATCCTTAGTCCAGTCAGTGCACAAGAACTCTGGGCCTGTGGAGTAACCTATTTGAGAAGCAAACAAGGTAGACAAGAGGAGAGTAAAGACGGAGGAGACATCTATGCTCGCGTTTATGATGCCGAGCGACCAGAAGTTTTCTTCAAAGGGAATACGCATAGAATTTCTGCTCCAGGTAGGCCAGTCCGCATAAGAAAAGATTCCGGTTGGGACGTTCCGGAACCTGAGTTAACCCTTTTAGCAAGCAGTTCTGGAAAGATCATTGGATATACCATTGGAAATGACATGAGTAGCAGGAGTATTGAGGGCGAAAATCCACTTTATCTACCACAGGCAAAAACTTTTGATGGCTGCGCCTCAGTAGGTCCATGCATACTTGTAATGAACCAAGCAATCTCGAGAGATGCTGAAATCCAATTGAGCATATTGAGAGACTCAAAAGAAGTTTTCTTTGGATCCGTCCAATTAAATCAAATGAAGAGAGGATTAGAAGAGCTGGTAGGATATGTATATAAGGAATGTAGCTTCCCTCATGGTGCGTTTATCATGACGGGAACCGGTATAGTTCCCGATCATGATTTTACGCTTAACTCCGGCGACTTAATCCGCATTAGCATTAGCGGAATAGGCACTTTAGAAAATCCGGTAGCCTGA
- a CDS encoding SMP-30/gluconolactonase/LRE family protein — protein MLWYILSSLFLQIGTLEKFDPELDVVISSKDLPVIISEGYKWAEGPLWYKNSLLFSDVPNNVVYQWKPGQGTSVFLQPSGYSGEGTYGKEPGSNGLIAGLDSSLILCQHGNRQVARYSGKGFVTLASIFNGKRFSSPNDATIDKSGNVFFTDPPYGLPSQDDKDPLKEQPYNGVYRIDTKGKVHLLVDTLTRPNGIAFFPDGKKVLIANSDPKKPHWYQYEVKNGRFINGRIFATLYGPSPGLPDGLKINKEGYVFASGPGGINIFNSKGKLLGRLRLPEPASNCAFDPEEKTLYITNNSKVLKWTIRH, from the coding sequence ATGTTATGGTATATACTTTCCTCTCTATTCCTCCAGATAGGTACTCTGGAAAAATTTGACCCTGAATTAGACGTGGTCATAAGCAGCAAGGATTTACCTGTCATCATTTCTGAAGGTTACAAATGGGCAGAAGGCCCTCTTTGGTATAAAAACTCACTCTTGTTTTCTGACGTACCGAATAATGTGGTTTACCAATGGAAACCTGGACAAGGAACATCTGTATTTCTTCAACCATCAGGATATTCTGGAGAAGGAACTTACGGTAAAGAACCGGGCAGTAATGGACTAATAGCGGGGCTAGATAGCAGCTTGATTCTCTGCCAGCACGGCAACCGACAAGTGGCACGCTATTCCGGGAAGGGCTTTGTAACCTTAGCTTCAATTTTTAATGGAAAAAGGTTCTCCAGCCCAAACGATGCCACCATTGACAAATCCGGCAATGTCTTTTTTACTGATCCTCCTTACGGCTTACCTTCTCAAGACGATAAAGACCCTTTGAAAGAACAGCCCTATAACGGTGTTTATAGGATAGATACTAAGGGTAAAGTACATCTGCTAGTAGATACTCTAACCCGCCCGAATGGGATAGCTTTTTTCCCTGATGGGAAAAAGGTACTCATAGCTAACTCAGACCCCAAAAAGCCTCACTGGTATCAATATGAGGTAAAGAATGGAAGATTCATCAATGGGAGAATCTTTGCCACTCTGTACGGACCTTCTCCCGGATTACCAGACGGGTTAAAAATCAATAAGGAAGGCTATGTATTTGCATCAGGACCAGGAGGTATAAATATATTTAACTCTAAGGGTAAACTCCTAGGTAGACTTAGACTGCCTGAACCTGCATCTAACTGTGCCTTCGATCCCGAAGAAAAAACCCTTTATATCACTAATAATAGTAAAGTACTCAAATGGACCATACGTCACTGA
- a CDS encoding S9 family peptidase codes for MKKLFLSISLFLGVFFAQAQRGSWTPDGNGNYTVDKSGIQKTDFKTKQKEVLVPAELLVPKGQEKPLEVKGFSFSDDFSSVLIFTNTKRVWRYETKGDYWHLDLKTKALKQVGKGLPSASLMFAKLSPDAKNVAYVSNNNLYTENLATGKIKQLTFGKGKLISGTFDWVYEEEFDCRDGFRWSPDSKSIAFWEIDANTIRDFYMINTTDSIYSYTIPVEYPKVGESPSACRVGVVGIADGKTVWMKVPGDNRQHYIPRMDWAPSGNQLILQQLNRKQNHSKLFYANAKTGAVTLLYEEQDEAWVDVRTSWAGSQGGWRWLNGNKEFLWITEKDGWNHIYKISNDGKSETLVTVGDFDVISPLAVDEELGYVYYLASPDNATQRYLYRSKLSGGEKAERVTPAILEGTHNYQISPNGKYAVHSFSNYYTAPMNQAITLPDHQAINPAESIVAKFDPSKKKSSNVEFFKVVTKSGVEMDGWMAKPKNFDPSKKYPVLFNVYGEPASQTVTDRFGIGRNGLYEGNMAEDGYIYMSVDNRGTPAPKGRAWRKAIYRNIGIINIQDQAEACMKIIETYPFVDASRIAVHGWSGGGSSTLNLLFKYPDLYQTGIAGAAVANQLTYDNIYQERYMGLPQENLQDFIEGSPLTHAKNLKGNLLYVHGTGDDNVHYQNAEMLVNELIKHNRQFQFMPYPNRNHGVRDRHLTTLFTNFLKTHCPPGAR; via the coding sequence TTTGCCCAGGCACAGAGAGGTTCTTGGACTCCGGACGGAAACGGTAATTATACCGTAGATAAAAGCGGAATCCAAAAGACAGATTTTAAGACAAAGCAAAAAGAAGTTTTAGTTCCAGCAGAATTATTAGTTCCAAAAGGCCAGGAGAAGCCTTTGGAGGTAAAAGGATTTTCTTTTAGTGATGATTTCTCCTCCGTTTTAATCTTTACCAATACCAAAAGAGTTTGGAGATATGAAACCAAAGGAGACTATTGGCACCTTGACTTGAAGACTAAGGCTCTTAAACAAGTGGGCAAAGGCCTTCCTAGTGCCTCACTTATGTTTGCTAAGTTGTCTCCTGACGCTAAAAACGTAGCCTATGTGAGCAATAACAACCTCTACACGGAGAATCTGGCTACTGGAAAGATCAAGCAACTAACCTTTGGTAAAGGCAAACTGATTTCCGGTACGTTCGACTGGGTATACGAAGAGGAATTTGACTGTAGAGATGGTTTCCGTTGGAGTCCTGACAGTAAATCTATAGCCTTTTGGGAGATAGATGCGAATACCATCAGAGACTTTTACATGATCAATACTACAGATTCTATCTACTCCTACACTATTCCTGTGGAATACCCAAAAGTGGGTGAAAGTCCGTCAGCGTGTAGAGTGGGTGTGGTAGGAATTGCAGACGGTAAAACGGTTTGGATGAAGGTTCCGGGGGACAATCGTCAGCACTACATTCCTAGAATGGACTGGGCTCCAAGTGGGAATCAATTGATTCTACAACAGTTAAATAGAAAACAAAACCATAGCAAGCTCTTCTACGCGAATGCCAAAACTGGGGCGGTGACTCTACTGTACGAAGAGCAAGATGAAGCATGGGTTGATGTCAGAACCAGTTGGGCCGGAAGTCAGGGCGGTTGGAGATGGCTAAATGGCAATAAAGAATTCCTTTGGATTACAGAAAAGGATGGCTGGAATCATATCTATAAGATCTCTAATGACGGGAAATCAGAAACCTTAGTCACTGTAGGAGATTTTGATGTGATCTCTCCATTAGCGGTGGATGAGGAGCTTGGATATGTCTATTATTTGGCTTCTCCTGATAATGCTACTCAAAGATATCTATACAGATCTAAGTTAAGTGGTGGAGAAAAAGCAGAAAGGGTTACACCAGCCATTCTAGAAGGTACGCATAATTATCAAATCTCTCCGAATGGAAAATATGCTGTACATAGCTTCTCCAATTACTATACGGCTCCTATGAACCAAGCCATTACCTTGCCTGATCATCAAGCTATCAATCCGGCAGAAAGCATAGTGGCAAAATTTGATCCTTCTAAGAAGAAGTCCTCTAATGTAGAGTTCTTTAAGGTGGTGACGAAAAGTGGAGTAGAAATGGACGGATGGATGGCGAAGCCTAAAAACTTTGACCCTTCTAAAAAATATCCGGTTCTATTTAACGTGTATGGTGAACCTGCTTCGCAGACGGTTACAGACCGATTTGGAATAGGAAGAAACGGATTGTACGAGGGAAATATGGCAGAAGATGGCTACATCTATATGTCTGTTGATAATAGAGGTACTCCTGCTCCAAAGGGACGCGCGTGGAGAAAAGCCATTTACCGCAATATTGGCATTATCAATATTCAAGATCAAGCGGAGGCTTGTATGAAGATCATTGAAACCTATCCTTTTGTAGATGCAAGCAGAATAGCAGTTCATGGATGGAGTGGGGGAGGTTCCTCTACTTTAAATCTTCTATTCAAATATCCTGATCTATATCAAACGGGTATAGCCGGTGCAGCTGTGGCAAATCAGTTGACCTATGATAACATTTACCAAGAAAGATACATGGGTTTACCACAAGAGAACTTGCAAGACTTTATAGAGGGATCTCCTTTGACCCATGCAAAGAACTTGAAAGGTAATCTACTGTATGTGCATGGAACGGGTGATGATAATGTGCATTACCAAAATGCCGAAATGTTAGTCAATGAATTGATCAAGCACAACCGTCAATTCCAATTCATGCCATATCCCAATAGAAATCACGGAGTAAGAGATAGACATCTAACTACCTTATTCACGAATTTCTTAAAGACTCATTGTCCTCCGGGCGCAAGATAA
- a CDS encoding cation:proton antiporter, giving the protein MELYYSFSILIVLASFFAYLNLRFLRFPPAIGIMAIAMISSILLVSFGKIFPEFLMDFSQLLIGVDFTEVLMGAMLNFLLFAGAIHINIADLREQKLPVMLFSSVSVIISTFIVGMVLYWALPLIGMELPLIYCLLFGALISPTDPVAVLSILKNAKVPKSLETKVAGESLFNDGVAVVVFAVILKLTSGHSADINLGNVSWLLIKEAGGGFLLGTILGFTASNAIKNVNDYIVSVLITLSVVMGGYLIAHAMHISGPLTMVTAGLIIGNYGKRTAMSDETKDYLNKFWELIDEIMNAVLFLFIGFELLLIPNILEYWKGGLIAIIVVLFARFLSIWVPTLFIRFKQKFSKGTIKILVWGGLRGGVSIALALSAQDNEYRPLLIAITYFVVVFSILVQGLTVGKMADKALASEKA; this is encoded by the coding sequence ATGGAATTATATTATTCGTTTTCAATTTTAATAGTATTAGCTTCTTTCTTTGCCTATTTAAACCTTAGATTTTTACGTTTTCCGCCTGCTATAGGTATCATGGCCATTGCTATGATCAGTTCTATCCTATTGGTGAGTTTTGGTAAGATCTTCCCTGAATTTTTGATGGACTTTTCACAACTGTTGATCGGGGTGGATTTTACGGAGGTCCTGATGGGAGCCATGCTGAACTTTCTTCTCTTTGCAGGTGCCATACATATTAATATTGCAGACCTTAGGGAGCAAAAGCTACCCGTCATGCTTTTTTCTTCCGTTAGTGTGATCATCTCAACCTTCATAGTGGGAATGGTACTATACTGGGCTCTTCCTCTAATTGGAATGGAGCTACCACTCATATATTGTTTGCTATTTGGAGCTCTGATCTCACCTACAGACCCCGTGGCGGTTTTGAGTATACTTAAGAATGCTAAAGTGCCGAAATCATTAGAAACCAAAGTGGCTGGGGAATCGCTCTTCAATGACGGTGTAGCGGTTGTGGTCTTTGCTGTAATTCTTAAGTTAACTAGCGGACATTCAGCGGATATTAATTTGGGCAATGTATCATGGCTTTTGATCAAAGAAGCGGGAGGAGGCTTCTTGCTGGGAACCATTTTAGGTTTTACGGCTTCAAACGCTATTAAAAACGTAAACGATTATATCGTTTCGGTATTGATCACTTTATCAGTGGTGATGGGAGGGTATTTGATTGCTCATGCTATGCATATTTCCGGGCCTTTGACCATGGTTACCGCAGGTTTGATCATAGGTAATTATGGGAAAAGAACAGCCATGTCTGATGAGACTAAGGACTATCTGAACAAGTTTTGGGAATTAATAGATGAGATCATGAACGCCGTACTTTTCCTGTTCATTGGATTCGAACTATTACTCATTCCAAATATACTGGAATATTGGAAAGGTGGTTTAATAGCCATAATTGTAGTGCTATTCGCTAGATTCTTGTCCATTTGGGTGCCTACTTTATTTATTCGTTTTAAGCAGAAGTTTAGCAAAGGGACCATCAAAATCCTGGTTTGGGGAGGCTTAAGAGGCGGAGTTTCTATAGCATTGGCTCTGTCAGCACAGGATAATGAATACAGGCCTTTATTGATTGCCATCACCTATTTTGTGGTAGTATTTTCCATTTTAGTACAAGGTTTAACGGTGGGCAAAATGGCGGATAAAGCCCTGGCTTCAGAAAAAGCTTAA
- a CDS encoding CocE/NonD family hydrolase, whose amino-acid sequence MKRFLYIFFLILPIGLIAQDLPTFIKENYTKHIHRIPMTDGTKLYTHVYIPKDASPNKKYPMVMMRTCYSIAPYDETSFPARLGPSETMVREKYIFVHQDVRGRWMSEGTWTNMTPNNPGNGKNIPPDESSDTYDTVDWLVKNIPHNNGRVGQWGGSYPGFYTTAGTIDAHPALKASSPQAPIADFFFDDFHHNGAFTQAYLFTFPVFGKQHNGPTPTAWYTEQNIDKKTRDGYQFHYELGSLKHVAEKYYKDNFYWKETVEHPNYDEFWQKRNILPHLKNIKPATMVVGGWFDAEDLYGPLNTYKAIRKQNPNKKNNSIVMGPFDHGGWGRERGQTMHTSVYFGDSIATFYQRNIEAKFFRHYLKESGDGKTGLPEAYMFDTGAKKWGEFDQWPPKEATKLKFYLSEDGKLKKNAPSKEAHSEFISDPLKPVPYTEDITTTMGFTARNYMSEDQRFAARRPDVLVFETDVLTEDITLAGEIINKLMVSTSQSDADWIVKLIDVYPPDEPDHAYMPHKNITLSNYHQMVRSEIMRGRFRNSFEKPEPFVSNKKTEVKFALQDVYHTFKKGHKIQIQVQSTWFPLFDRNPQKYVDNIYKAEDSDFVKALHKVFNDSYIEVDILK is encoded by the coding sequence ATGAAAAGATTCTTATACATTTTCTTTCTCATCCTGCCTATTGGATTAATAGCACAAGATCTCCCCACTTTCATTAAGGAGAACTACACGAAGCACATCCACCGCATTCCAATGACGGATGGCACCAAACTATACACACATGTGTATATTCCCAAAGATGCTTCTCCAAATAAGAAATACCCTATGGTAATGATGCGTACTTGCTATAGCATCGCTCCCTATGACGAGACCAGTTTCCCCGCAAGATTGGGTCCTTCAGAAACTATGGTACGTGAAAAATACATTTTCGTACATCAAGATGTAAGAGGGAGATGGATGTCTGAGGGTACTTGGACAAACATGACTCCCAATAACCCGGGAAATGGGAAAAATATCCCACCTGACGAAAGCTCTGACACCTATGACACGGTGGATTGGTTAGTAAAAAACATACCTCATAATAATGGTCGTGTAGGTCAATGGGGTGGTTCTTATCCTGGTTTCTACACTACAGCGGGAACCATAGATGCTCACCCAGCATTAAAAGCTTCCTCTCCTCAAGCGCCTATTGCAGATTTCTTCTTTGACGATTTCCATCATAATGGTGCCTTTACCCAAGCCTATTTGTTCACTTTCCCTGTATTTGGAAAACAGCATAACGGTCCTACTCCTACAGCTTGGTATACAGAACAGAACATTGACAAAAAAACCAGAGACGGCTATCAATTTCATTACGAACTAGGTTCTCTGAAACACGTTGCTGAAAAGTATTATAAAGATAACTTCTACTGGAAAGAGACAGTTGAACACCCTAACTACGATGAGTTCTGGCAGAAGAGAAACATCCTTCCTCATTTGAAGAACATCAAACCGGCTACCATGGTAGTTGGAGGATGGTTTGACGCTGAAGATTTATATGGCCCATTGAATACCTACAAGGCTATCCGGAAACAAAACCCTAACAAAAAGAATAACAGCATTGTTATGGGGCCATTTGATCACGGCGGTTGGGGTAGAGAGAGAGGTCAAACCATGCATACCAGTGTCTATTTCGGAGATAGTATTGCTACTTTCTACCAAAGAAACATTGAGGCTAAATTCTTCCGTCATTACTTAAAGGAAAGCGGAGATGGCAAGACCGGACTGCCAGAAGCTTATATGTTTGATACAGGAGCAAAAAAATGGGGAGAGTTTGACCAATGGCCTCCAAAAGAAGCTACGAAGTTGAAATTCTATCTTTCAGAAGATGGAAAACTTAAGAAAAATGCTCCTTCTAAAGAAGCACATTCCGAGTTCATCTCTGACCCTTTGAAACCAGTACCTTATACAGAAGACATAACTACTACCATGGGTTTTACGGCCAGAAATTATATGTCGGAAGACCAAAGATTTGCTGCTAGAAGACCGGATGTACTGGTATTTGAAACGGATGTTTTAACAGAAGATATCACGCTTGCAGGTGAAATCATCAATAAACTAATGGTTAGCACTTCTCAGTCAGATGCAGACTGGATCGTAAAACTAATTGATGTTTACCCCCCTGATGAGCCGGATCATGCCTATATGCCGCATAAAAACATCACCTTGAGCAACTACCACCAAATGGTGAGAAGTGAGATCATGAGAGGTAGATTCCGCAATAGTTTTGAGAAGCCTGAGCCTTTTGTATCCAACAAAAAAACGGAGGTGAAATTCGCCTTACAAGATGTTTATCATACCTTCAAAAAAGGCCATAAGATCCAAATCCAGGTGCAAAGCACATGGTTCCCTCTGTTTGACAGGAACCCTCAAAAATACGTAGACAATATCTACAAAGCTGAGGATTCAGATTTCGTAAAGGCACTTCATAAAGTGTTTAACGACTCTTACATAGAAGTAGATATCTTGAAATAA